One window from the genome of Pseudonocardia hierapolitana encodes:
- a CDS encoding long-chain-fatty-acid--CoA ligase, translated as MESATSTYDARPWLARYAAGQPHDLELEHGDALAMFRAAVARNPGGDAVRYFDGRITLRELDELSDAFAAGLLDSGLAAGDRVGLYLQNVPQFVIGLLGTWKAGGVAVPINPMNRQRELELLLTDSGARVLVCLQSLYRDVAADVVGRTGVRTVVTTSELEYQSRNDPRAFGGSEHIDVPGTLDMGELIGRFRGGTPPPVAFSPDDTAFLTYTSGTTGPPKGAMNTHRNVVFNSQAYREWCNLDADDVVLGVAPLFHITGLIAGITTALLLGAPLVLFHRFEPALAIDVIREQRPTFTVGSITVFIALMNAPDAERDALASLEKIWSGGAPIPPSTVKAFSATFGRYIHNIYGLTETTSPSHGVPKGAEAPVDDASGALSVGVPLYNTVVRILGDDGEELPPGEIGEIVTSGPQVVPGYWNKPEETERAIPGGALHTGDVGYMDTDGWFYIVDRKKDQINAGGYKVWPREVEDVLYEHDAVREAAVVGVPHPYRGETVKAYVSLRPGRSADEAELIAFCRERMAAYKYPRQVEFLDEIPKTVTGKLLRRELRARG; from the coding sequence ATGGAGTCCGCTACGAGCACGTACGACGCGCGGCCGTGGCTGGCGCGCTACGCCGCCGGGCAGCCGCACGATCTGGAGCTCGAGCACGGCGACGCACTGGCCATGTTCCGGGCCGCGGTGGCGCGCAACCCCGGCGGCGACGCCGTGCGGTACTTCGACGGCCGGATCACGCTGCGCGAGCTCGACGAGCTCTCCGACGCGTTCGCCGCCGGTCTCCTCGACTCCGGCCTGGCGGCGGGCGACCGGGTGGGGCTGTACCTGCAGAACGTGCCGCAGTTCGTCATCGGGCTCCTCGGCACATGGAAGGCGGGCGGCGTCGCCGTGCCGATCAACCCGATGAACCGGCAGCGCGAGCTGGAGCTCCTGCTCACCGACTCGGGCGCCCGGGTGCTGGTGTGTCTGCAGAGCCTCTATCGCGACGTCGCGGCCGACGTGGTCGGGCGCACCGGGGTGCGGACCGTGGTCACGACGTCCGAGCTCGAGTACCAGAGCCGGAACGACCCGCGCGCCTTCGGCGGGTCCGAGCACATCGACGTGCCGGGCACGCTCGACATGGGAGAGCTGATCGGCCGGTTCCGCGGGGGGACCCCGCCCCCGGTGGCGTTCTCGCCCGACGACACCGCGTTCCTCACCTACACGTCCGGCACCACCGGCCCGCCCAAGGGCGCCATGAACACCCACCGGAACGTGGTGTTCAACAGCCAGGCCTACCGCGAGTGGTGCAACCTCGACGCCGACGACGTCGTGCTCGGCGTGGCCCCGCTGTTCCACATCACCGGGCTCATCGCCGGGATCACCACGGCGCTGCTGCTCGGCGCTCCGCTCGTGCTGTTCCACCGGTTCGAGCCCGCGCTCGCGATCGACGTGATCCGCGAGCAGCGTCCGACGTTCACGGTCGGCTCGATCACCGTGTTCATCGCGCTGATGAACGCCCCCGACGCCGAGCGCGACGCGCTCGCGTCCCTGGAGAAGATCTGGTCGGGCGGAGCGCCCATCCCACCGTCGACGGTGAAGGCGTTCTCGGCGACGTTCGGCCGGTACATCCACAACATCTACGGGCTCACCGAGACCACCTCGCCGTCGCACGGCGTGCCGAAGGGGGCCGAGGCGCCGGTGGACGACGCGTCCGGTGCGCTGTCGGTCGGCGTGCCGCTCTACAACACCGTCGTGCGCATCCTCGGCGACGACGGGGAGGAGCTCCCACCCGGCGAGATCGGCGAGATCGTGACGAGCGGTCCCCAGGTCGTGCCCGGCTACTGGAACAAGCCGGAGGAGACCGAGCGCGCGATCCCCGGCGGGGCGCTGCACACCGGGGACGTCGGGTACATGGACACGGACGGCTGGTTCTACATCGTCGACCGCAAGAAGGACCAGATCAACGCAGGCGGCTACAAGGTGTGGCCGCGCGAGGTGGAGGACGTGCTCTACGAGCACGACGCCGTGCGGGAGGCGGCGGTGGTCGGCGTGCCGCACCCGTACCGCGGTGAGACGGTGAAGGCCTATGTCAGCCTCCGGCCGGGGCGCAGCGCCGACGAGGCCGAGCTGATCGCGTTCTGCCGGGAGCGGATGGCGGCCTACAAGTACCCGCGTCAGGTGGAGTTCCTGGACGAGATCCCGAAGACGGTGACGGGCAAGCTGCTGCGGCGCGAGCTGCGCGCCAGGGGCTGA
- a CDS encoding MlaD family protein, producing MITRVVRLQLVAFLLITVLGVGYAGFRYAGFGDLFGATTYPVRVQLAQSGGIFTGADVTYRGVSVGRVGPLTITPEGVEAQLDIRRDAPAIPADVDAAVHNLSAIGEQYVDLLPASDDGPYLQDGSVIPVGRTSTPVPVEELVVSLDDFVRSVPLDSLRTVVGELGDAFSDTALPLQKLLDTTNAFTEDAVEALPETIRLIEDGRTVLTTQNEVSGSFRSFSEDLALLADQLAESDPDLRRLMETGPEASTEIRGLLRESGSGLGQLIADLLTISRVAEPRQAALRQILVTYPGVTTTTYTVVPGDGTAHLGLVLSNLFDPPPCTRGYEGTNRRPGSDVSEAPINRKAYCAEPQGSPIDVRGAQNVPDAKTPTAPADAPSGPPRGGLPAGSAPVIPDRVGSLPPLSSLAQILS from the coding sequence ATGATCACCAGGGTCGTGCGGCTGCAGTTGGTGGCGTTCCTGCTGATCACCGTGCTCGGCGTCGGATACGCCGGGTTCCGCTACGCCGGGTTCGGCGACCTGTTCGGCGCCACGACCTATCCGGTGCGCGTGCAGCTCGCCCAGTCCGGGGGGATCTTCACCGGCGCCGACGTGACGTACCGGGGTGTGAGCGTCGGCCGGGTCGGCCCGCTGACGATCACCCCGGAGGGGGTGGAGGCGCAGCTGGACATCCGGCGCGACGCCCCCGCGATCCCCGCCGACGTCGACGCGGCCGTGCACAACCTCTCCGCGATCGGCGAGCAGTACGTCGACCTGCTGCCGGCGAGCGACGACGGCCCGTACCTCCAGGACGGTTCGGTGATCCCGGTGGGCCGCACGAGCACGCCGGTGCCGGTCGAGGAGCTGGTCGTCAGCCTCGACGACTTCGTCCGGTCGGTGCCGCTGGACTCGCTGCGCACCGTCGTCGGTGAGCTCGGCGACGCCTTCTCCGACACCGCGCTGCCGCTGCAGAAGCTCCTCGACACCACCAACGCGTTCACCGAGGACGCCGTGGAGGCGCTGCCCGAGACGATCCGCCTCATCGAGGACGGCCGCACGGTGCTCACCACGCAGAACGAGGTCTCGGGCTCCTTCCGGAGCTTCAGCGAGGATCTCGCGCTGCTCGCCGACCAGCTCGCCGAGTCCGACCCGGACCTGCGCAGGCTCATGGAGACCGGCCCCGAGGCGTCCACCGAGATCAGGGGCCTGCTGCGGGAGAGCGGCAGCGGCCTCGGACAGCTCATCGCCGACCTGCTGACGATCTCGCGCGTCGCCGAGCCGCGCCAGGCCGCGCTCCGCCAGATCCTCGTCACCTACCCGGGCGTCACGACCACGACGTACACCGTCGTGCCCGGCGACGGCACCGCGCACCTCGGGCTCGTGCTCAGCAACCTCTTCGACCCGCCGCCCTGCACCCGGGGCTACGAGGGCACCAACCGGCGCCCCGGCAGCGACGTGTCGGAGGCGCCGATCAACCGCAAGGCATACTGCGCCGAACCCCAGGGGAGCCCGATCGACGTCCGAGGCGCGCAGAACGTCCCGGACGCGAAGACCCCGACGGCGCCCGCCGACGCCCCGTCCGGGCCCCCGAGGGGTGGCCTGCCCGCCGGATCCGCTCCCGTGATCCCCGACCGCGTCGGCTCGCTCCCGCCGCTCAGCTCCCTGGCCCAGATCCTCAGTTGA
- a CDS encoding DNA-directed RNA polymerase subunit beta, which translates to MASSRATSPLATPAPAAVSANPNFPGAPTRVTFAKIREPLEVPDLLDLQIQSFQWLVGDEAWFQRRIDAGDENPIGGLEEILQEISPIEDFSGSMSLSFSDPRFDEVKASEEECRDKDMTYAAPLFVTAEFTNNTTGEIKSQTVFMGDFPVMTSKGTFIINGTERVVVSQLVRSPGIYFDHTIDKTTEKDVYSVKIIPSRGAWLEFDVDKRDTVGVRIDRKRRQPVTVLLKALGWTNEQIRERFGFSETVLATLEKDHTAGQDEALLDIYRKLRPGEPPTRESAQTLLENLFFKDKRYDLAKVGRYKANKKLGLSIDMSVGTLTEEDIATTIEYLVRLHAGETAMAIGEGENASEIPVEVDDIDHFGNRRIRTVGELIQNQVRVGLSRMERVVRERMTTQDVEAITPQTLINIRPVVAAIKEFFGTSQLSQFMDQHNPLAGLTHKRRLNALGPGGLSRERAGMEVRDVHPSHYGRMCPIETPEGPNIGLIGSLSTYAQVNPFGFIQTPYRKVVDGRVTDQIDYLTADEEDRFVVAQANAPLDDDGNFQEDRVLVRRKGGELDYISPAGVDYIDVSPRQMVSVATALIPFLEHDDANRALMGANMQRQAVPLLRSEAPLVGTGMELRAAVDAGDVLVADKPGVVEELCADYITVMADDGTRTTYRLNKFRRSNQGTCNNQKPIVDEGDRVEAGQVIADGPCTEDGEMALGKNLLVAIMPWEGHNYEDAIILSQRLVQDDVLTSIHIEEHEIDARDTKLGAEEITRDIPNVSEEVLADLDERGIIRIGAEVQPGDILVGKVTPKGETELTPEERLLRAIFGEKAREVRDTSLKVPHGENGKVIGIRVFSRDDEDELAPGVNELVRVYVAQKRKIQDGDKLAGRHGNKGVIGKILPVEDMPFLPDGTPVDIILNTHGVPRRMNIGQILETHLGWIAKSGWEIDGEPEWASKMPEELYAVPPGTRTATPVFDGAREHEITGLLGSTRPNRDGERMVGPDGKATLLDGRSGEPYPFPVAVGYMYILKLAHLVDDKIHARSTGPYSMITQQPLGGKAQFGGQRFGEMECWAMQAYGAAYTLQELLTIKSDDVVGRVKVYEAIVKGENIPEPGIPESFKVLLKELQSLCLNVEVLSSDGAAIEMRDTDDEDLERAAANLGINLSSRPGSDSMTVDDVVN; encoded by the coding sequence TTGGCTTCGTCCCGCGCCACCAGCCCCCTCGCGACCCCCGCGCCCGCTGCCGTCTCGGCCAACCCGAACTTCCCCGGTGCGCCCACCCGGGTCACCTTCGCGAAGATCCGTGAGCCGCTCGAGGTGCCCGACCTCCTCGACCTGCAGATCCAGTCCTTCCAGTGGCTGGTCGGCGACGAGGCCTGGTTCCAGCGCCGGATCGACGCCGGCGACGAGAACCCGATCGGAGGTCTCGAGGAGATCCTGCAGGAGATCTCGCCGATCGAGGACTTCTCCGGCTCGATGTCCCTGTCGTTCTCCGACCCTCGCTTCGACGAGGTCAAGGCCTCCGAGGAGGAGTGCCGCGACAAGGACATGACCTACGCCGCCCCGCTGTTCGTCACGGCGGAGTTCACCAACAACACCACCGGCGAGATCAAGAGCCAGACGGTGTTCATGGGTGACTTCCCGGTGATGACGAGCAAGGGCACGTTCATCATCAACGGCACCGAGCGTGTCGTCGTGTCGCAGCTGGTGCGGTCCCCCGGCATCTACTTCGACCACACGATCGACAAGACGACCGAGAAGGACGTCTACTCGGTCAAGATCATCCCGAGTCGGGGTGCGTGGCTCGAGTTCGACGTCGACAAGCGCGACACCGTCGGCGTCCGCATCGACCGCAAGCGCCGCCAGCCGGTCACCGTGCTGCTCAAGGCGCTGGGGTGGACCAACGAGCAGATCCGGGAGCGGTTCGGGTTCTCCGAGACCGTCCTCGCCACGCTCGAGAAGGACCACACCGCGGGCCAGGACGAGGCGTTGCTCGACATCTACCGCAAGCTGCGCCCGGGCGAGCCGCCCACGCGTGAGAGCGCCCAGACGCTGCTCGAGAACCTGTTCTTCAAGGACAAGCGCTACGACCTGGCCAAGGTCGGCCGCTACAAGGCCAACAAGAAGCTGGGCCTCTCGATCGACATGTCGGTGGGCACGCTCACCGAGGAGGACATCGCCACCACCATCGAGTACCTCGTCCGGCTGCACGCAGGCGAGACCGCGATGGCGATCGGCGAGGGTGAGAACGCCTCCGAGATCCCGGTCGAGGTCGACGACATCGACCACTTCGGCAACCGGCGCATCCGCACGGTCGGCGAGCTGATCCAGAACCAGGTCCGCGTCGGTCTGTCCCGCATGGAGCGCGTCGTCCGCGAGCGCATGACCACGCAGGACGTCGAGGCCATCACGCCGCAGACCCTGATCAACATCCGCCCGGTCGTGGCGGCGATCAAGGAGTTCTTCGGCACCTCGCAGCTGTCGCAGTTCATGGACCAGCACAACCCCCTCGCGGGGCTGACGCACAAGCGCCGGCTCAACGCGCTGGGCCCGGGCGGTCTGTCCCGGGAGCGGGCCGGCATGGAGGTGCGCGACGTGCACCCCAGCCACTACGGCCGCATGTGCCCGATCGAGACCCCCGAGGGTCCGAACATCGGCCTGATCGGGTCGCTGTCCACGTACGCGCAGGTCAACCCGTTCGGGTTCATCCAGACCCCGTACCGCAAGGTGGTCGACGGCCGGGTCACCGACCAGATCGACTACCTCACCGCCGACGAGGAGGACCGCTTCGTCGTCGCGCAGGCCAACGCGCCGCTCGACGACGACGGCAACTTCCAGGAGGACCGCGTCCTCGTCCGCCGCAAGGGCGGCGAGCTCGACTACATCTCCCCGGCGGGCGTCGACTACATCGACGTCTCCCCGCGGCAGATGGTGTCGGTGGCCACCGCGCTCATCCCGTTCCTCGAGCACGACGACGCCAACCGCGCGCTGATGGGCGCCAACATGCAGCGCCAGGCGGTGCCGCTGCTGCGCAGCGAGGCCCCGCTGGTCGGCACCGGCATGGAGCTGCGTGCCGCGGTCGACGCGGGCGACGTGCTGGTGGCCGACAAGCCCGGTGTGGTCGAGGAGCTGTGCGCCGACTACATCACGGTGATGGCCGACGACGGCACGCGCACCACGTACCGGCTGAACAAGTTCCGCCGGTCCAACCAGGGCACGTGCAACAACCAGAAGCCGATCGTCGACGAGGGCGACCGCGTCGAGGCCGGCCAGGTCATCGCCGACGGGCCGTGCACCGAGGACGGCGAGATGGCCCTCGGCAAGAACCTGCTCGTGGCGATCATGCCGTGGGAGGGCCACAACTACGAGGACGCGATCATCCTCTCGCAGCGCCTCGTGCAGGACGACGTGCTCACGTCGATCCACATCGAGGAGCACGAGATCGACGCCCGCGACACGAAGCTGGGCGCCGAGGAGATCACCCGGGACATCCCGAACGTCTCCGAGGAGGTCCTCGCCGACCTCGACGAGCGCGGCATCATCCGCATCGGTGCCGAGGTGCAGCCGGGTGACATCCTCGTCGGCAAGGTCACCCCGAAGGGTGAGACCGAGCTGACCCCCGAGGAGCGCCTGCTGCGCGCGATCTTCGGCGAGAAGGCCCGCGAGGTGCGCGACACCTCCCTCAAGGTGCCGCACGGCGAGAACGGCAAGGTCATCGGCATCCGCGTCTTCTCCCGCGACGACGAGGACGAGCTGGCGCCCGGCGTCAACGAGCTGGTCCGGGTCTACGTGGCCCAGAAGCGCAAGATCCAGGACGGCGACAAGCTCGCCGGCCGTCACGGCAACAAGGGCGTGATCGGCAAGATCCTGCCCGTCGAGGACATGCCGTTCCTGCCGGACGGCACGCCGGTCGACATCATCCTCAACACCCACGGTGTGCCGCGTCGTATGAACATCGGCCAGATCCTGGAGACCCACCTCGGGTGGATCGCCAAGTCCGGCTGGGAGATCGACGGCGAGCCGGAGTGGGCGTCGAAGATGCCCGAGGAGCTGTACGCGGTGCCGCCCGGCACCCGCACCGCCACCCCGGTCTTCGACGGCGCTCGCGAGCACGAGATCACCGGGCTGTTGGGCTCCACCCGGCCCAACCGCGACGGCGAGCGCATGGTCGGCCCGGACGGGAAGGCCACGCTGCTCGACGGGCGTTCCGGCGAGCCGTACCCGTTCCCGGTGGCCGTCGGCTACATGTACATCCTGAAACTGGCCCACCTGGTGGACGACAAGATCCACGCGCGCTCCACCGGCCCCTACTCGATGATCACGCAGCAGCCGCTGGGCGGTAAGGCCCAGTTCGGTGGCCAGCGGTTCGGCGAGATGGAGTGCTGGGCGATGCAGGCCTACGGCGCCGCCTACACCCTGCAGGAGCTGCTCACCATCAAGTCCGACGACGTGGTGGGCCGCGTGAAGGTCTACGAGGCCATCGTCAAGGGCGAGAACATCCCCGAGCCGGGCATTCCGGAGTCGTTCAAGGTGCTCCTCAAGGAGCTCCAGTCGCTCTGCCTGAACGTCGAGGTGCTCTCGAGCGACGGCGCGGCGATCGAGATGCGCGACACCGACGACGAGGACCTCGAGCGGGCCGCGGCGAACCTGGGCATCAACCTGTCCAGCCGTCCCGGTTCCGACTCGATGACCGTCGACGACGTCGTCAACTGA
- the rplJ gene encoding 50S ribosomal protein L10 — translation MARPDKVAAVEEIAENFRGASASVVTEYRGLTMSQLTTLRRSLGDGATYRVAKNTLVKRAAEDAGVEGLEQLLVGPTAITFITGEPVDAAKALRDFARANQGLVIKGGYMDGRTLTVAEVNQLADLESREVLLSKLAGAMKGTMAKAAGLFAAPASQVARLAQALADKRAEEGGAAPAEAATDSETAS, via the coding sequence ATGGCCCGACCCGACAAGGTCGCGGCGGTCGAGGAGATCGCCGAGAACTTCCGGGGCGCGTCCGCCTCGGTGGTCACCGAGTACCGCGGCCTCACGATGTCCCAGCTGACGACCCTGCGCCGGTCGCTCGGCGACGGCGCGACCTACCGCGTCGCCAAGAACACGCTGGTCAAGCGCGCTGCCGAGGACGCGGGCGTCGAAGGGCTCGAGCAGCTGCTCGTCGGCCCGACGGCGATCACGTTCATCACCGGCGAGCCCGTCGACGCCGCCAAGGCGCTGCGCGACTTCGCCAGGGCCAACCAGGGCCTGGTGATCAAGGGTGGCTACATGGACGGTCGCACGCTGACCGTCGCAGAGGTCAACCAGCTCGCCGACCTGGAGTCCCGCGAGGTCCTGCTGTCGAAGCTGGCCGGCGCGATGAAGGGCACCATGGCCAAGGCCGCAGGCCTGTTCGCCGCCCCGGCGTCGCAGGTGGCCCGCCTGGCCCAGGCGCTGGCCGACAAGCGCGCGGAGGAGGGCGGTGCGGCTCCGGCCGAGGCCGCCACCGACTCCGAGACCGCGAGCTGA
- the rplL gene encoding 50S ribosomal protein L7/L12 — translation MAKLSTDELLEAFKDLTLIELSEFVKKFEETFDVTAAAPVAVAAAGPAAAGAPAEAAEEKDEFNVVLEAAGDKKIQVIKVVRELVSGLGLKEAKDLVESAPKPILEAVAKDAAEAAKTKLEEAGAKVSLS, via the coding sequence ATGGCGAAGCTGTCCACCGACGAGCTGCTCGAGGCCTTCAAGGACCTCACCCTCATCGAGCTCTCGGAGTTCGTGAAGAAGTTCGAGGAGACCTTCGACGTCACCGCGGCCGCTCCGGTCGCCGTCGCCGCTGCCGGCCCGGCCGCCGCCGGCGCCCCGGCCGAGGCCGCCGAGGAGAAGGACGAGTTCAACGTCGTCCTCGAGGCCGCCGGTGACAAGAAGATCCAGGTCATCAAGGTCGTCCGCGAGCTCGTCTCGGGCCTGGGCCTCAAGGAGGCCAAGGACCTCGTCGAGTCGGCCCCGAAGCCGATCCTCGAGGCGGTCGCCAAGGACGCCGCCGAGGCGGCCAAGACCAAGCTCGAGGAGGCCGGCGCCAAGGTCAGCCTGAGCTGA